A segment of the uncultured Desulfobulbus sp. genome:
ACAGTTCTCAAAAAAATAGGGAAATTCCATTTCCATATGGGCTGCTTCGGCATCGAGGCGGAGCTTCATTTCTTCAAGAATGGATTGAAAGGTCTTGAGGTTAAAATTACCATGAAACTGATTGAGAATTTCCACGAACCGGCTCATGTGTGTCCCCTTAAACAAATGGGGCAAGTTCACATACATGTTAACCTTGGCGATGGTGGATTGAGTGCGTTTAGCCTTGTCCAAGACCGTTATGGGATAGGTTATGGTCTTCACACCAACTTTTCGAATATCGATTCGTCGGGAGTCAGCAGAGCTTTGAATATCTTTCATGGAGTTACGGCTTTAATAACCTTTCGGTTGTCTGAGACAAAAAGAGGAAAAGTACAGTTGGATGCCCAAGGGCAGTAGATAATACTATTCAGGTATATACGGGATGAGCGCAGACGTTTAAAGAGAACGATACAAGGGAATCTTGAATAATTGTTTTTTTTCCAATCCCTGGGTCACGCTTAAAATTTTATCACCGGAATACCATTGGCATGCCTGCGGTAACACTTTGCGCAATCCTCAGCAATCACCCACTATCACGTAATCTACGAAAATCTCCCCCAGAGAAGAAGAGCTTTGGGCAGCATGAGGGTGGACACTATCCCAGGTGTTTGCGTATGGTCGCCTTAAGTTCATCCATATTGGCCGACTTCACCACATAGGCCTCAGAGGCCCAGCTGCCGAAATCTTGTTTATACTCCTGGTAGGCTGAACTGAGAATAATGGGAATATCACCTTTGATCTCTTTCATCTGCCGCAGGACCTCGATACCATTCATCTCCGGCATATTGATATCAAGCACCACGATATCTGGGGGATTTTCTGCAAATTGCCCTAAAGCTTCCTGCCCGTTATAGGCTGAATCGACAATATAGCCTTCATCTTCAAATTCCTCTCTATAGAGCAACTGAATGGATTCTTCATCGTCGACTAAAAGAATACGTTTTTTTTCCACAGACACCTCCTACAGTTTCACCTCGCGAAGATACCTACAGGTCTCTTCAGGTGGCATGGGATTGATGTAGAACCCGGTTCCCCACTCAAATCCAGCAATCGACGTTAGTTTAGGGACAATCTCAAAATGCCAGTGATAATGTTCCAGCGGACCAGAACGCAGGGGTTGGGTGTGCAGAACAAAGTTATAGGGAACATTGGGAATACAAGTATCAAGACGACGCAGAGTTTCAGAAAATATCTCGGCGAGAGCAATCAGAGAGCTTTCATCCTGCTCAATATAGGATGAGCTGTGTTGCCTGGGCATGATCCACATCTCAAAAGGTGAGCGTGGAGCAAAGGGGGTAACCGTCACAAACTTATCGTTTTCACAGACAAGACGTATCTTCTGCTGTGTTTCCTGTCGAATAATATCGCAGAAGACACATCGGTCTTTATATTTGTAATAGGAAAGAGATCCGTCGAGCTCAGAAGTCACCATGCGAGGTAATATAGGCAGGGCAACAAGCTGGGAATGAGAATGCTCAAGGGAAGCACCGGCTGCCTTTCCGAAATTTTTAAAGATAACGACATAATTAAAACGTGGATCTTTGGAAAGATCACGGATGCGATCACGGAAGGCTCGGAAAGTAAAGAGCATATCGTGGGGTGGCATGTGTGAAAATCGGTCCTTATGGTTGGGACTTTCAATAATCACCTCATGCGCACCGATGCCGTTCATGCGGTCGTAGAGACCCTCTCCTTGTTTATCGAGCTCTCCTTCAATAACCAAAGCAGGATATTTATTGGGCACGACCCGTAACTTCCAGCCTGCGGTATTGGGGTACCCCCACTCCCGCCCATACACCAGAACCTCATCTGGCGTGGTCTTTTCATTGCCAGGGCAGAGGGGGCAAAAACCTCCCTTGACCTTGTACTCTTCGACTAAAAAGTCAGTAGGCCGTTTTCCCCGCTCCTGGGCAATGATGATCCAACGGCCAAGAATAGGATCCTTTCTTAGTTCCGGCATAGGTGTTAACGCCCCTGTTCTTTTTCGCGTTGCTCCTGGTTGGTTTTGCAATCAATACAAAACTTGGCAACCGGTCGAGCCTCAAGCCGTTTAATGGCAATATCTTCTCCGCATCCAGCGCAGATTCCGTAAGAACCATCTTCTATGCGGGAGAGAGCTTCTTCGATCTTCTCCATCAACCGCCGCTCTCGACCGCGAATACGCAGCTCAAAACTTCGATCGGATTCAACAGTCGCTCGATCGTTGGGATCTGGAATATTGCCGTTCTGACTGGTCATGTCAGTCAGTGTTTGCTCAACATCAATGTTGATTTCAGACTTCATTTCTTCCAGTCGATCTTTAAAATGCAGCAAATCTTTTTCTTCCATATCGCTCTCCCACAGAATGTGAACGTGGTCTCTTTGCCTATGTTATATCATGGGACATCAGGCCTGACAAATAGGCCGCTCTTCCCGCCGCTTTTGCGCAAAAGCCGAGTATCGGAGATGACCATGGTCTTATCCACAGCCTTGCACATGTCATAAATTGTCAGGGCCGCCACAGAAACAGCTGTCAACGCTTCCATTTCCACACCAGTACGGCCTGCCATGGAAACGGTGGCCTCAATTTCAATTGCACAGTCAGCATCGCGAAAAGAAAAGGCGACATCTGCAGAGGTAATCGCTAAGGGGTGGCAGAGAGGAATGAGCTGATCTACCTTTTTTGCCGCCATGATTCCGGCGATGCGGGCAACACCAAGTACATCGCCTTTTTTGACGGTACCTTTGCGAATCATGTCATAGGCCTGCTGAGACATGGTGATAGTTCCAGCTGCGATCGCCACCCGGACAGTTTCAGTCTTACCGCTGACATCCACCATGCGAGCGTTGCCGCTTTCATCAAAATGAGTAAATTCCGATTGCTCAGCCATTGGCTACCTTCTCTTTGCCTTCTTTTTTCTTTTTCTGCTTGCCGAGATGTCCGTGAAACAATCGGGAAAAGAATCCTTCTTCCTCTTGGTTCTTTTCAAGAGACTCAAACTGGTTCAGCAATTCTTTTTGTTCTTTGGAGAGCTTGGTGGGGGTAAGCACCTTGGCTTCGACGACCATATCTCCTTTGCCACCACCACGTAAAGAAGGCACGCCCTCTCCGCGCAAGGTGAAACGGTGACCAGTCTGGGTACCTGCAGGAATTTTTAATTTCGTCGTACCATGAACCGTGGGAACGTCTGCCTCACAGCCAAGTGCGGCTTTCACCATTGAGATGGGCAGACGTAAAAAAATGGTTTGCCCGTCACGGAGAAAATGTTCGTGTTCCTCCACGTGAATAATGACATAGAGATCCCCCGAGGGGCCGCCCCTTCGCCCACCTTCGCCTTCCCCGGAAAGCCGCATACGCGAGCCTGTATCAACGCCTGGCGGGATACGGATACTGACTTTTTTGCTCTTATTGACCAGTCCCTCACCATGGCAATCCTGGCATGGCTCTTTTACAACCTGCCCTGAACCATTACAGTGCGGGCAGGTTGTGCTGACCTGAAAAAATCCCTGAGAACGGACAACCTGCCCCCGACCATGACAGGTCGGACACGTTTCAGGTTTGTAACCGGGACGGCAGCCTGATCCTTCACAAGTCCAACAGGTCTCGCGCTTGGTAACTTCGACCTCTTTATTGACCCCGTGTATAGCATCCATGAAGGATATGTGAATATCGTAGCGCAGATCCTCACCCTGAATAGGGGCATTGGGATCACGACGTCGCCCTCCACGCCCACCACCGCCAAAACCAAAGAGATCTCCAAAGAGATCATTGATATGGCTGAAGATATCCTCGTTGGATCCGGGCCCGCTGTAGCCGCTGCTTTTTAACCCTTCTTTACCGTAGGTATCGTAAATTTGACGTTTTTGCAAATCGCTGAGCACTTCATAGGCTTCTGTTGCTTCCTTGAACTTATCTTCTGCCTCAGCGTCTCCCTGATTGCGATCAGGGTGGTACTTCATTGCCAGTTTGCGGTAAGCCTTTTTTATAACATCTGCCGAGGCATCCTTGGCGACCCCGAGGACTTCGTAATAGCTCTTGCTCATAATCCTTACTGAAATGCTTTATTCGTAGTGTATCGATTGTTAAACACAGTCAAAAAGCGCTAATCAGGCTGTTTTGGTAACTGCGTTATCCAGAGACTTTTTTCTGGCTCAGCCCCAGTGAGAATACCTAAATATTACTCAGCTGCATCTGCCTCAGCGGACTCATCAGACTTGACTAAACTGGCTTTACGCTTTTTAGGTAACTCGTGAATATTTCCAAAAGTTACCTCACCCGATGCAATTTCACGTAGCGTCATGACTATTTCCTTGTTTTTGCCACTGACAAGAAAGGGCTCCCCATCTCGATGTTGACGAATGCGCTCAACGGCGAGATGAATTAAAGAAAACCGGTTATCATCGCCAACTTTTTCCAGACAATCTTCTACTGTGATACGTGCCATGTACAAACCTCCATGGAATAAAAATCCCGGAGGGAGAGCCTCCGGGAATCAAACTTACACTGCGCTGAATGGATAAACTGAGGATTGCAGGTCAATATTCAGTGGTATACCAATCAGTTGAGTTATAATCATTGTTGGGCTCCTGACAAGTCCGCAAGCGCCCAACAGACAAATTTAGGTGCAACTGCTCATTTTTCAAATGGATTGCGAAGCATCAGTGTCTGTGCACGATCCGGTCCGACGGAAACAATGGCCGGAGCAATTCCAGTGAAATCCTCAATCCGCTTGAGATAGGATTTTGCCTCCTCGGGCAGATCATCATACGAGCGAACGTCGGTCAACTCATTTGCCCAGCCGTCCATCTCTTCGTATACGGGTTTGGCGAGCCGAGCACGGCGAATATTTTCAGGCATGTAATCAAATGGTTGCCCTTCGACATCGTACTTGGTTGCCAGTTTGAGTTTTTTCAGTCCGGAAAGAACATCCAGCTTGGTCACGGCAAACCCAGTCAAACCGTTGAGCCGAACTGCGTCGTTGGCAACCACACCATCAAACCAGCCACAGCGGCGACGACGTCCGGTGGTTGCACCGTACTCATGCCCTTTCTGCTGCAGGGTATCGCCGATCTCATCCCCTTCAAGCAACTCTGTCGGAAATGGTCCCTCACCGACACGGGTGGTGTAGGCTTTCAGGATACCGATGACCTCGTCAATATGACTTGGGCCAAAACCAGAACCGATGCAGGCGTTCCCTGCAATGGTGTTTGAAGAGGTAACAAAGGGATACGTGCCATGATCGATGTCGAGCTGGGTCCCTTGAGCGCCTTCAAAAAGGATATTCTGTCCGGCTTTTCTTGCCTTGTCGAGGAGGACGGAAACATTGCCTACATAGGGAGCAAGTTCTTCGGCAAACCGAGAAAAATCGTCGGTGATGGCCGCCAGATCAACAGGCTCTGCGTTGAACTGCTTTTTCAGGACAAAGTTCTTTTCGTCGATGGCGGCTTCCAGCTTTTCTTTGAAGAGGCTGGGATCCATAAGATCACCGACTTTCATGCCAACGCGCCCGACCTTATCCACATAGCAGGGGCCAATGCCTCGCCCGGTGGTTCCGATCTTTTTGTCTTTTGACAAAGCGTTTTCCCGTGCGACATCAAGTCGTTGGTGGTAGGGCATGATCAGATGCGCATTGGAGCTGATAACCATCCTCTCAGGAGTGACGGTCAGTCCCTTCTCTGCCAGACTTGCCATCTCTTTAAGCAGGACACCCGGATCTATAATGACGCCATTGCCAATAACACAGGTCTTGCCTTCATAGAGGATTCCGGAGGGAATGATATGAAAGATGTATTGTTTACCGTCAACAACCAGGGTATGACCGGCGTTGTTGCCGCCCTGAAAGCGCACCACAAAATCTGCGTAGCGAGTCAACAGATCAACAATTTTTCCCTTGCCTTCATCACCCCATTGGGTGCCGACCACTACCACACTGGCCATGTTCTCTCCACCATGTTTTCTCTGGTAGGCATAGATGCCTATTGATCAATATTAAAGGCCTCGCATTTCTTTTTTCTGAAAACTGTCAGTAAAAAAAGAGTTTGCGAAACGCTCAAAACCATTCTCAGGCGCAGCCTGAAAATGTGTATAAGGGCGAGCTGTTATCAAAACTTGAGCAATCTAGCAGAATTGAAGAAAAAAGTCAATCCACTGAAAATTTACTCGATAAATCAAGAGGTAAGATAAACTTCATCGCCTGCTGAAGTCATTACTGCTCGTTAGCAGTGTTTGCACACCTGTTCTGGTAAGGGGAGATCGACGCTAGCTCCTCCCCAATTCAATTTACTGCGAAGAATATTAAAATAGCTCTTCCAGGGGGAGCTGATCAGGCGCAAAGGTTTGGAGGCGCGCTGCACCAGCAGATAGTCATTTTCGGTTATAGTCCACCGCATTTCTCCGTCGACGATAACCTTGACCTCACCCGCCGGGGCAAGCAACTGGGTGGTTACCTTATACTCCGACCCCAGAAGTACGGGCCGGGATTCCAGCATAAAGGGACAGATGGGGGTAACAACAATGGCGTCAAGCTCTGCATGCACCACTGGCCCCCCGGCTGAGAGATTATATGCGGTGGAGCCGGTGGGCGTGGACATTATCAACCCATCAGCACGATAAGTGGTCACGTATTCGCGATCAGCCCAGCAGCGCATCTGAATCATGGCTTCTGTACTCTTCTTGACAATGACCACCTCATTGAGCGCATGAAATGTCTCGCTGCGCTCGCCGGTTGCCCCGTTGATAGTGGATGCGGCAAGCATGATCCGATATTCCATGCGTACATCCTCTTCAATGAGCAGGGTTTCCAGTGCCATGTACATTTCATCGGCAGCAACCTCGGTGAGAAACCCCAGGTTCCCTAGATTAACTCCCAATATCGGGACTTGGTAACGACTTGCCTCCCAGGCGACATGCAAGAGGGTGCCGTCTCCACCCAAAACGATAACCACGTCCATTTCCGGATCGATTCTATTCATTTCAGCCCGAATGGAACGTTTTTCAAACCACTGACAGACATCCTCCCCGATCTGTTCTACTTCGGGGCTATCGGGGCGGGTGATAACCCCGGCAAAACGTAGGTTCATGCACCAAGCTCCTTTGAGCGGTTGGTTGCAGCTTCTATGGCCGCCATCACCACACCACGCAGAGCTCCGTCTTCCAGTGCCTGAATGCCGGCAATGGTTGTACCGCCGGGTGATGTCACCTTGCCTTTGAGGACCGCTGGATGTTCACCGGTTTCCAGTGCAAGTTTAGCGGAACCATAGATAGTCTGCAGAACAAGTTTTTCAGCAGCGGGACGCGGGATGCCAGCCAGAACTCCACCATCAATCATGGCTTCAATGAACGTGAAAACATATCCAGGGCCAGACCCACTGAGCCCGGTAACCGCGTCCAGTTGCGATTCGGGTACCTCAACGCAACTGCCCACCGCAGAAAAAAGCGCCTGGGCAATTTCTCGATCTTCCGCCGTGGCATTTTCATTGGGGCTGAAAGCAGAGGCAGCTTCCAGGACCAGAGCCGGGGTATTGGGCATAACTCGGATTAGGCGTCGGGAGCTTCCCAGCATGTTTGCCAGTTGGGACAAGGGAACGCCAGCCATGATGGAAACAACTAAATGTTGATCGTTCAGGAAATCTTTGTAGGAGGAAAGCACCGTAGCGGCCATCTGCGGTTTAATCGCAAAAACAAGCACTTTACAGTTACTGCAAAGCTCCTCAGGGGCAGTGGTACAACGGATGGCGAATTCCTTTTCCAGGAATTGGCAACGCGCAACACCAGGCTCTGCGACCATTATGGCATCAGCTGAGACAAGACCACTTGCAAGAATGCCGCGAATCATGGCTTCGGCCATTTGGCCCCCACCAATAAATCCGATGGATGAAATTGAATTACTCATAAATATTCTGTGGTTGGTTAGTGAAAAAATAGATCCGCACCATCCCCGATTGACCTGCTCTCTACCTGAAGTAAGAGCTAAGGCTGGAGCGCGAAAGCCTTGCAGGGAGGAAGCTCAGAAAACCTGGTGCGGTAAAATAAAATAATGAACAATACATTGGAGTCGGCACAACTATACGCTTCTTCGTCTTGCTCGACAACTTTTTCGAAGAGTAGACTTTGGGAGGCAAAAAAAAACCGTCGGCTGAACCGACGGTTTTTAATGGATTACTCGCAACTGGCGTTAAAGTGCACAGGGTTGCGGTGAACGAAGATTCTGCCGAACGGGGGCGAAAAATGGCGCAAAACGGTTCCCCTGCTGCTGGGTTGAATCCACCACATGCTGCAAGAGCGACCCATTATGCTGCTCAAGGGTGACATACTCCCAGCACTGGGGATTGGCGATGATGTTTTGCATAAGCCCAAGATGCAGGCCATGACCAGAGCGATCGGCTATAACATGTCCTAAAAGCGGTGAGCCGAGTAATGTCATGTCTCCTATGATATCCAGAACTTTATGTCGAATAAATTCATCATTAAAACGCAATCCGTCCTCATTCAGAATCGACTTGCGATTCCAGTGAATAGCAATCACGTTTTCCAGGGTTCCACCAAGGGCGAGACCATTTTGCCATAGTTGTTCAACCTGCTCGACAAATCCAAAAGTACGCGCCGTTGCGATTTCTTTGGCAAAACGCTCCCGGTCAACCACAACTGAATAGCGCTGTTCACTGATAAGGGCATCGTCAAACTTGATCCGACCTGTCACCTTGAATACATCGCAGGGTTCGACTCGAATGGTCTTCTCACCGTCGGCAAAGGAGATCGTCTTGGTGATACGCATGACCTTGCGCAGGGAGCGCTGACGCTGACGTCCCGCACTTTTCAACAGCCGCATAAAGGGACCGGCGCTGCCATCCATAATGGGAGTTTCGTGAGAATCAATCTCTAAGAAGGCGTTATCAATACCACAGGCACGCAGAGCAGCCAGGAGATGTTCGGTGGTTGAAATGCGATGCTCCCCATCACCAAGAGTGGTCGCCAGGGTCGTGTCGACAACACGCTCAACACGTGCCGGAATGACGGGGTGGCCCTCCACATCTGTGCGGACAAATTGAATACCGCTGTTTTCCGGAGCCGGGGAAATGGTAAGATTGACGGTTCTGCCGGTGTGCAAGCCAACACCACAACAGCTGACGGCACGTTTTACGGTATATTGATTTGGCTCAAGTGGAGATGCCATGAAAATGATCCTTTTGTACTCTGTTAACTCTGTCTCTTTGAGAGGCGCATATGTTTGGCTTTTGTTATGCAAGAGTTAATCCATACAAATAACCATTCTCGATGTATGTATGCACCTCTTTGTAATATCGAAATAAAACAAAAACGAAAAAATCATTGATTTATTAATATAATCACTACTGAATTTATTCTGTTGCAAAAAAAACACAGTTCTTCCCCCTGTTCAATGTGGCATTTTTGCAACAGTGGCAAATCCCCCCAAGAGAACAAAACATCTCTAAATGTCAGAAAAAGGCTCTTTAGCAGGTGTCCTTTGCAGGTCGGCAAGGACATCACGAACGAAATCCCCCTCATCTCTTACCTCCATGCGAAGGGCGACAAGGGGCATTTTGAGGTCCTTGGACAAAGGGGCCAACTTGACCAGATCTTTTTCGGTAGTGATTAAGCCTAACGCATCGCTCTGCTTGGCCTTTTTTACGATTTTTTCCATGAGTTCAGCAGTGTATGGCTGATGATCACTCAACCCCTGTACCCCAGCGACTTCGACACCGAACTGGACAAGGCTTTGCTTGAATGTTTCAGGGTGAGCTATACCGGCAAATGCAAACCAAGGCTCCCCCTGTAAAATGGTCGAACTTTTTTCAAGCAGCTGATTATCAGGGTTGAGAGTTACCAGACAACATGGCGCATATTCGAGAAATGACACGGGTTTTCCAGGAAATTTTGATTGGAGCAAATCGCCAAATCTACGTGCCCGTTCCCGATTATCCTCACGAATTCCTGTCATGACAAAACGGGTGGCACGCCCAAGCGCGGCCACAGGTTCTCGAAGATCCCCCCCTGGAAAAACCCGCGAATTGCCGGCCAACCAATCCGTGTTAAAAAGCACCAGATTACTTTCTCGCCTGATGGCCATATGTTGAAAACCATCGTCCAGGAGCAATACATCTGCCCCCATATCGATGGCACGCTGCGCTGGAAAACGGCGTACGACCCCTGTGAGTACAGGTATGGTAGGCAGCATCTCTGCGATCATGCGAGGTTCATCACCGGCTTGACGTGCATCAAGGTGGATTGCGTTTCCATCTGAGACAATGTTGACCTTCTCATTGGCGCTGCCACCGTAACCTCTACTGATAACAGCTGGATTGTAGCCTGCGGCTTTGAGCGTATTTGCCAGGAAACAAACCACCGGTGTTTTTCCAGAACCTCCCATGGTTAGATTCCCTACGCTGATAACAGGAACAGAGAGTTTGAAACTTTGTAACAATCCCCTGGAATACATACTTTCCCGTAAACGCATTGCCAAGCCGTAAACCGGAGAAAATGGACGCCCAAGGGCATAATAGAAAGCTGTTGACTGCATACCTTGCCCCTTAAAAATAAATCCTTCTTTGTGGGATAGACATAATATTTCACCTTGAACTGTTTCCGCCGCCAATTCACAGGAAAAACATGGTCATTTTTAGTGCAAATTTTTCACGGTATGAGTAGAGAAACATTCTCATGTATCTAAATAGGCGGGGACGGAGCTTGTTGGAGGATAGATCCTTTTAACGAGTTAGAGCTCTCTTGGCCAATCGAATTGCCTTGCGACTGTATTCGATGCTTCGTCCAAAATTCATACAATGAGAGATAAACGCGCAAACAAGCGTCTGGATTTAGACAATATTTACACCTCGCCCCCCTTACCTGCTGCCGACTGTTTTGCAACGCTCAGCTCAAAAAATAGATAAGCCATGGGGGCAAATACATTGTTGAGCAAAAAATCAGATTCTGTGGTATTAGAAACTGCTTCATCCCATTTTGACGAACTGAGCAATTAGGAGGTTTAATTATGCTGAAAACGTTTAAAATAGTCCCAATTTGTGCGGCAATCGCCTTAATAGCCACACTGTCTTTTGCTGGAGAACCAATTAAAATTGGTGTACCCGGTGCCCACAGTGGAGATCTCGCCAGCTATGGCCTGCCGACTTTAAAGGCCGCCCAGCTGATTGTCAAAGATATAAATGCCAACGGTGGGATCAACGGCAGCCAGGTCGAACTTCTTGTTGAGGACGAGGCCTGTAAACCAGAAATTGCTACCAATACGGCCACTAAACTGGTTTCCTCTGATGTTAAGGCAATCATTGGCCATATCTGTTCTGGCGCAACCAAGGCAGCGCTGCCAATTTACCGTGATGCCAAAATTATTGTCATCTCCCCTTCTGCAACCACTCCTGATCTGACCCAGAGTGGTGACTATCCCAACTTTTACCGCACCATTGGTTCCGATGCCATTCAGGCCCGCTACGTGGTCGACTTCACGTTGGGGACACTGAATGCTAAAAAGATT
Coding sequences within it:
- the rpoZ gene encoding DNA-directed RNA polymerase subunit omega — encoded protein: MARITVEDCLEKVGDDNRFSLIHLAVERIRQHRDGEPFLVSGKNKEIVMTLREIASGEVTFGNIHELPKKRKASLVKSDESAEADAAE
- a CDS encoding adenylosuccinate synthase, with amino-acid sequence MASVVVVGTQWGDEGKGKIVDLLTRYADFVVRFQGGNNAGHTLVVDGKQYIFHIIPSGILYEGKTCVIGNGVIIDPGVLLKEMASLAEKGLTVTPERMVISSNAHLIMPYHQRLDVARENALSKDKKIGTTGRGIGPCYVDKVGRVGMKVGDLMDPSLFKEKLEAAIDEKNFVLKKQFNAEPVDLAAITDDFSRFAEELAPYVGNVSVLLDKARKAGQNILFEGAQGTQLDIDHGTYPFVTSSNTIAGNACIGSGFGPSHIDEVIGILKAYTTRVGEGPFPTELLEGDEIGDTLQQKGHEYGATTGRRRRCGWFDGVVANDAVRLNGLTGFAVTKLDVLSGLKKLKLATKYDVEGQPFDYMPENIRRARLAKPVYEEMDGWANELTDVRSYDDLPEEAKSYLKRIEDFTGIAPAIVSVGPDRAQTLMLRNPFEK
- a CDS encoding response regulator, which translates into the protein MEKKRILLVDDEESIQLLYREEFEDEGYIVDSAYNGQEALGQFAENPPDIVVLDINMPEMNGIEVLRQMKEIKGDIPIILSSAYQEYKQDFGSWASEAYVVKSANMDELKATIRKHLG
- the galT gene encoding galactose-1-phosphate uridylyltransferase, with translation MPELRKDPILGRWIIIAQERGKRPTDFLVEEYKVKGGFCPLCPGNEKTTPDEVLVYGREWGYPNTAGWKLRVVPNKYPALVIEGELDKQGEGLYDRMNGIGAHEVIIESPNHKDRFSHMPPHDMLFTFRAFRDRIRDLSKDPRFNYVVIFKNFGKAAGASLEHSHSQLVALPILPRMVTSELDGSLSYYKYKDRCVFCDIIRQETQQKIRLVCENDKFVTVTPFAPRSPFEMWIMPRQHSSSYIEQDESSLIALAEIFSETLRRLDTCIPNVPYNFVLHTQPLRSGPLEHYHWHFEIVPKLTSIAGFEWGTGFYINPMPPEETCRYLREVKL
- the lpxK gene encoding tetraacyldisaccharide 4'-kinase, which encodes MQSTAFYYALGRPFSPVYGLAMRLRESMYSRGLLQSFKLSVPVISVGNLTMGGSGKTPVVCFLANTLKAAGYNPAVISRGYGGSANEKVNIVSDGNAIHLDARQAGDEPRMIAEMLPTIPVLTGVVRRFPAQRAIDMGADVLLLDDGFQHMAIRRESNLVLFNTDWLAGNSRVFPGGDLREPVAALGRATRFVMTGIREDNRERARRFGDLLQSKFPGKPVSFLEYAPCCLVTLNPDNQLLEKSSTILQGEPWFAFAGIAHPETFKQSLVQFGVEVAGVQGLSDHQPYTAELMEKIVKKAKQSDALGLITTEKDLVKLAPLSKDLKMPLVALRMEVRDEGDFVRDVLADLQRTPAKEPFSDI
- the proC gene encoding pyrroline-5-carboxylate reductase, which produces MSNSISSIGFIGGGQMAEAMIRGILASGLVSADAIMVAEPGVARCQFLEKEFAIRCTTAPEELCSNCKVLVFAIKPQMAATVLSSYKDFLNDQHLVVSIMAGVPLSQLANMLGSSRRLIRVMPNTPALVLEAASAFSPNENATAEDREIAQALFSAVGSCVEVPESQLDAVTGLSGSGPGYVFTFIEAMIDGGVLAGIPRPAAEKLVLQTIYGSAKLALETGEHPAVLKGKVTSPGGTTIAGIQALEDGALRGVVMAAIEAATNRSKELGA
- the dksA gene encoding RNA polymerase-binding protein DksA; this translates as MEEKDLLHFKDRLEEMKSEINIDVEQTLTDMTSQNGNIPDPNDRATVESDRSFELRIRGRERRLMEKIEEALSRIEDGSYGICAGCGEDIAIKRLEARPVAKFCIDCKTNQEQREKEQGR
- the lpxC gene encoding UDP-3-O-acyl-N-acetylglucosamine deacetylase, with protein sequence MASPLEPNQYTVKRAVSCCGVGLHTGRTVNLTISPAPENSGIQFVRTDVEGHPVIPARVERVVDTTLATTLGDGEHRISTTEHLLAALRACGIDNAFLEIDSHETPIMDGSAGPFMRLLKSAGRQRQRSLRKVMRITKTISFADGEKTIRVEPCDVFKVTGRIKFDDALISEQRYSVVVDRERFAKEIATARTFGFVEQVEQLWQNGLALGGTLENVIAIHWNRKSILNEDGLRFNDEFIRHKVLDIIGDMTLLGSPLLGHVIADRSGHGLHLGLMQNIIANPQCWEYVTLEQHNGSLLQHVVDSTQQQGNRFAPFFAPVRQNLRSPQPCAL
- a CDS encoding NAD(+)/NADH kinase is translated as MNLRFAGVITRPDSPEVEQIGEDVCQWFEKRSIRAEMNRIDPEMDVVIVLGGDGTLLHVAWEASRYQVPILGVNLGNLGFLTEVAADEMYMALETLLIEEDVRMEYRIMLAASTINGATGERSETFHALNEVVIVKKSTEAMIQMRCWADREYVTTYRADGLIMSTPTGSTAYNLSAGGPVVHAELDAIVVTPICPFMLESRPVLLGSEYKVTTQLLAPAGEVKVIVDGEMRWTITENDYLLVQRASKPLRLISSPWKSYFNILRSKLNWGGASVDLPLPEQVCKHC
- the moaC gene encoding cyclic pyranopterin monophosphate synthase MoaC, which gives rise to MAEQSEFTHFDESGNARMVDVSGKTETVRVAIAAGTITMSQQAYDMIRKGTVKKGDVLGVARIAGIMAAKKVDQLIPLCHPLAITSADVAFSFRDADCAIEIEATVSMAGRTGVEMEALTAVSVAALTIYDMCKAVDKTMVISDTRLLRKSGGKSGLFVRPDVP
- the dnaJ gene encoding molecular chaperone DnaJ, giving the protein MSKSYYEVLGVAKDASADVIKKAYRKLAMKYHPDRNQGDAEAEDKFKEATEAYEVLSDLQKRQIYDTYGKEGLKSSGYSGPGSNEDIFSHINDLFGDLFGFGGGGRGGRRRDPNAPIQGEDLRYDIHISFMDAIHGVNKEVEVTKRETCWTCEGSGCRPGYKPETCPTCHGRGQVVRSQGFFQVSTTCPHCNGSGQVVKEPCQDCHGEGLVNKSKKVSIRIPPGVDTGSRMRLSGEGEGGRRGGPSGDLYVIIHVEEHEHFLRDGQTIFLRLPISMVKAALGCEADVPTVHGTTKLKIPAGTQTGHRFTLRGEGVPSLRGGGKGDMVVEAKVLTPTKLSKEQKELLNQFESLEKNQEEEGFFSRLFHGHLGKQKKKKEGKEKVANG